In Sporichthyaceae bacterium, the following are encoded in one genomic region:
- a CDS encoding alpha/beta hydrolase-fold protein → MPLTGKAILVLSALLALSTPVAAVLLWDRFGARRWRRISGRMALLVVGETLALAFAFVAMNDYAGFVSNWSEADGFVKGAFGLTGSHHAHHKKKPANAEVSPAAQAAPITAAAQQTVNGKPDPDAPTPADTANAIAHKDFRLKSELSTAPDGSTWRTLTWSKPNEWATKGAVVLARLGGGASNLSELTYVYLPPQYFAADGPQRTLPILEAFTGYPGRTENLIAQMHLPDAMLAGINSGQVAPMAVVMTRPGVTGAWDTECTDVPNGPRALTFYAKDVPAAVRDRFGLHDAPQFVLGDSTGGYCAAKIAMVDHKEFPAAVVMSGYFHPAVDKTTRGMFDDTKLREHNDLQWRMDNLKIPSISLLLTTGRDDYQHKDDGYPVVQEWYEMIRSPMVAQELVLDHGGHDFASFNGDMPYALSWLSRHLPHSRSGHTAPPPNSTIYPQSAEAATDPQQQAEGN, encoded by the coding sequence GTGCCGCTGACCGGTAAGGCCATCCTGGTCCTCTCCGCGCTGCTGGCACTGTCCACCCCGGTGGCCGCGGTGCTGCTCTGGGACCGTTTCGGGGCGCGCCGTTGGCGCCGGATCTCCGGACGCATGGCCCTGCTCGTGGTCGGCGAGACACTGGCGTTGGCCTTCGCGTTCGTCGCGATGAACGACTACGCAGGATTCGTGTCCAACTGGTCGGAGGCCGACGGGTTCGTCAAGGGCGCGTTCGGCCTGACCGGAAGCCATCACGCGCACCACAAGAAGAAGCCGGCCAATGCGGAGGTGTCACCGGCGGCCCAGGCCGCGCCGATCACCGCGGCCGCGCAGCAGACCGTCAACGGCAAGCCCGATCCGGACGCGCCGACGCCCGCCGATACCGCGAATGCCATCGCCCATAAGGATTTCCGGCTGAAATCCGAACTGAGCACAGCACCGGACGGCAGCACCTGGCGGACCTTGACCTGGTCCAAGCCGAACGAGTGGGCGACCAAGGGCGCCGTGGTGCTGGCCCGGCTCGGCGGTGGCGCGTCGAACCTGTCGGAACTGACCTACGTCTATCTGCCACCGCAGTACTTCGCGGCCGATGGACCCCAGCGCACGCTACCGATCCTGGAGGCGTTCACCGGCTACCCGGGGCGCACCGAAAACCTGATCGCGCAGATGCACCTCCCGGATGCCATGCTGGCCGGAATCAACTCCGGCCAGGTAGCACCGATGGCCGTGGTGATGACCCGGCCCGGCGTCACCGGGGCCTGGGACACCGAGTGCACCGACGTGCCGAACGGTCCACGGGCATTGACCTTCTACGCCAAGGACGTGCCGGCCGCGGTGCGCGACCGGTTCGGTCTGCACGACGCGCCGCAGTTCGTGCTCGGTGACTCCACCGGGGGGTACTGCGCGGCGAAGATCGCGATGGTGGACCACAAGGAATTCCCCGCCGCGGTCGTCATGTCCGGGTACTTCCACCCGGCCGTCGACAAGACCACCCGGGGCATGTTCGACGACACCAAACTGCGCGAGCACAACGACCTGCAGTGGCGTATGGACAACCTGAAGATCCCGTCCATCTCGCTACTGCTGACCACGGGTCGCGACGACTACCAGCACAAGGACGACGGCTACCCGGTCGTGCAGGAGTGGTACGAGATGATCCGCTCCCCGATGGTCGCGCAGGAACTGGTGCTCGACCACGGCGGCCACGACTTCGCTTCATTCAACGGCGACATGCCCTACGCGTTGTCCTGGCTGTCCCGGCACCTGCCGCACAGCCGCAGCGGGCACACGGCGCCCCCGCCCAATTCGACGATCTATCCGCAGTCCGCGGAGGCGGCCACCGACCCGCAACAGCAGGCCGAGGGCAACTGA